A DNA window from Coffea arabica cultivar ET-39 chromosome 6c, Coffea Arabica ET-39 HiFi, whole genome shotgun sequence contains the following coding sequences:
- the LOC113694246 gene encoding auxin-responsive protein IAA14-like — MDLQLGLALSSIPDKGFDLNFSEIEASPVKNEKCNIKKRNSVEAFEEKNADDHVPQTLALLVWDEQSNQGDDVDEPEISSVTTNNADRGFVGWPPINSWRKKICQQNRPGGFVNCVTVENGGGHAGGGGRGRNSMYVKVKMEGVGIARKVDLNLYHSYQTLLQTLVGMFGKCQQSVQSYQLIFQDKEGDWLLAEDVNWGNFVTSVQRLKLLRKRD, encoded by the exons ATGGATCTTCAGTTGGGACTTGCACTTTCCAGCATTCCTGATAAAGGGTTCGATTTAAATTTCTCTGAAATTGAGGCAAGCCCAGTAAAGAATGAGAAATGCAACATCAAGAAACGGAATTCTGTTGAAGCCTTTGAGGAGAAAAATGCTGATGATCACGTGCCTCAAACTTTGGCTTTGCTGGTATGGGATGAGCAGTCTAACCAGGGAGATGATGTGGATGAGCCTGAGATTAGTTCTGTCACGACAAACAA TGCTGATCGTGGGTTTGTGGGGTGGCCTCCAATTAATTCGTGGAGGAAGAAGATTTGCCAGCAGAACCGCCCTGGTGGTTTTGTAAACTGTGTAACGGTGGAGAATGGTGGTGGTCACGCTGGAGGTGGTGGCAGGGGAAGAAACTCCATGTACGTGAAGGTGAAAATGGAAGGCGTGGGAATAGCTAGAAAGGTGGACTTGAATCTCTATCATTCTTATCAGACACTCCTTCAAACCTTGGTTGGCATGTTTGGTAAAT GTCAGCAAAGTGTGCAATCTTACCAGCTCATTTTTCAAGACAAGGAAGGTGATTGGCTACTAGCTGAAGATGTCAACTGGGG AAATTTCGTTACTTCAGTGCAACGTCTGAAATTGCTGAGGAAAAGGGACTGA
- the LOC113694245 gene encoding uncharacterized protein isoform X3, translating to MRENISMGQLCRLHGWTLRLEPRRVFDGIIFSNEVDILEIRWHELLPYVTKFVILEANTTFTGVPKPLFFASNRDRFAFAEGKVVHDVFPGRILPRGSHENPFNLEAEQRGAMNRLLQGAGISEGDLLIMSDTDEIPSPHTVKLLQWCDGVPPVLHLELKHYLYSFEFPVDYSSWRATVHIYNPWTRYRHSRQSNLILSDAGWHCSFCFRYLREFVFKMTAYSHADRVRHRSFLKYSRIQKLICQGDDLFDMLPEEYTFKEIIKKMGSVPRSASAVHLPAYLVENAERFKFLLPGGCTRSTG from the exons ATGAGAG AGAACATTTCTATGGGCCAACTCTGTCGTCTTCATGGCTGGACCTTGCGCTTAGAGCCGCGCCGAGTATTTGATGGCATTATATTCAGCAATGAGGTGGACATTCTTGAAATTAGGTGGCATGAACTCCTTCCTTATGTTACtaaatttgtaattttggaaGCCAACACCACCTTCACTGGCGTCCCGAAACCTCTCTTTTTTGCTTCAAATCGGGATCGATTTGCATTTGCAGAGGGAAAGGTTGTCCATGACGTATTTCCTGGTCGCATTCTTCCGCGTGGATCACATGAAAACCCATTTAATCTTGAAGCAGAGCAGCGTGGGGCTATGAATCGATTACTTCAAGGGGCAGGTATTTCGGAGGGCGACCTTCTCATCATGTCGGACACTGATGAAATACCAAGTCCTCACACCGTGAAACTACTGCAGTGGTGTGATGGGGTGCCTCCTGTCTTACATCTGGAGCTGAAGCACTATCTGTATTCCTTCGAATTCCCGGTTGACTATAGCAGTTGGCGTGCTACAGTCCACATTTACAACCCCTGGACCCGGTATCGACATTCGCGACAATCCAATCTTATTCTGTCCGATGCAGGATGGCACTGTAGCTTTTGCTTCCGGTATCTGCGAGAGTTTGTGTTCAAAATGACTGCCTATAGTCATGCAGACCGAGTTAGGCACAGAAGTTTTTTGAAGTACTCCAGGATTCAGAAGCTCATCTGTCAGGGAGATGATCTTTTTGACATGTTACCTGAAGAGTATACTTTTAAGGAAATTATCAAGAAAATGGGTTCAGTACCTCGTTCAGCATCTGCAGTACATCTTCCTGCTTACTTGGTGGAGAATGCAGAAAGGTTCAAATTCCTTCTCCCTGGAGGTTGTACTCGCTCAACAGGATGA
- the LOC113694245 gene encoding uncharacterized protein isoform X1: MAPRPLRLSSRRPSRRIHIIIILLILVPLSIIGIFNHGRKISYFFRPLWDQPPEQFERLPHYYAENISMGQLCRLHGWTLRLEPRRVFDGIIFSNEVDILEIRWHELLPYVTKFVILEANTTFTGVPKPLFFASNRDRFAFAEGKVVHDVFPGRILPRGSHENPFNLEAEQRGAMNRLLQGAGISEGDLLIMSDTDEIPSPHTVKLLQWCDGVPPVLHLELKHYLYSFEFPVDYSSWRATVHIYNPWTRYRHSRQSNLILSDAGWHCSFCFRYLREFVFKMTAYSHADRVRHRSFLKYSRIQKLICQGDDLFDMLPEEYTFKEIIKKMGSVPRSASAVHLPAYLVENAERFKFLLPGGCTRSTG, from the coding sequence ATGGCCCCAAGACCCCTCCGCCTCAGCTCTAGACGCCCTTCTAGACGTATACATATCATTATAATACTCTTGATACTTGTGCCTCTCAGCATTATTGGAATATTTAACCATGGCCGGAAGATCTCCTATTTTTTCCGGCCACTTTGGGACCAACCTCCAGAACAGTTTGAACGCCTACCTCATTATTATGCAGAGAACATTTCTATGGGCCAACTCTGTCGTCTTCATGGCTGGACCTTGCGCTTAGAGCCGCGCCGAGTATTTGATGGCATTATATTCAGCAATGAGGTGGACATTCTTGAAATTAGGTGGCATGAACTCCTTCCTTATGTTACtaaatttgtaattttggaaGCCAACACCACCTTCACTGGCGTCCCGAAACCTCTCTTTTTTGCTTCAAATCGGGATCGATTTGCATTTGCAGAGGGAAAGGTTGTCCATGACGTATTTCCTGGTCGCATTCTTCCGCGTGGATCACATGAAAACCCATTTAATCTTGAAGCAGAGCAGCGTGGGGCTATGAATCGATTACTTCAAGGGGCAGGTATTTCGGAGGGCGACCTTCTCATCATGTCGGACACTGATGAAATACCAAGTCCTCACACCGTGAAACTACTGCAGTGGTGTGATGGGGTGCCTCCTGTCTTACATCTGGAGCTGAAGCACTATCTGTATTCCTTCGAATTCCCGGTTGACTATAGCAGTTGGCGTGCTACAGTCCACATTTACAACCCCTGGACCCGGTATCGACATTCGCGACAATCCAATCTTATTCTGTCCGATGCAGGATGGCACTGTAGCTTTTGCTTCCGGTATCTGCGAGAGTTTGTGTTCAAAATGACTGCCTATAGTCATGCAGACCGAGTTAGGCACAGAAGTTTTTTGAAGTACTCCAGGATTCAGAAGCTCATCTGTCAGGGAGATGATCTTTTTGACATGTTACCTGAAGAGTATACTTTTAAGGAAATTATCAAGAAAATGGGTTCAGTACCTCGTTCAGCATCTGCAGTACATCTTCCTGCTTACTTGGTGGAGAATGCAGAAAGGTTCAAATTCCTTCTCCCTGGAGGTTGTACTCGCTCAACAGGATGA
- the LOC113694245 gene encoding uncharacterized protein isoform X2, with amino-acid sequence MAPRPLRLSSRRPSRQNISMGQLCRLHGWTLRLEPRRVFDGIIFSNEVDILEIRWHELLPYVTKFVILEANTTFTGVPKPLFFASNRDRFAFAEGKVVHDVFPGRILPRGSHENPFNLEAEQRGAMNRLLQGAGISEGDLLIMSDTDEIPSPHTVKLLQWCDGVPPVLHLELKHYLYSFEFPVDYSSWRATVHIYNPWTRYRHSRQSNLILSDAGWHCSFCFRYLREFVFKMTAYSHADRVRHRSFLKYSRIQKLICQGDDLFDMLPEEYTFKEIIKKMGSVPRSASAVHLPAYLVENAERFKFLLPGGCTRSTG; translated from the exons ATGGCCCCAAGACCCCTCCGCCTCAGCTCTAGACGCCCTTCTAGAC AGAACATTTCTATGGGCCAACTCTGTCGTCTTCATGGCTGGACCTTGCGCTTAGAGCCGCGCCGAGTATTTGATGGCATTATATTCAGCAATGAGGTGGACATTCTTGAAATTAGGTGGCATGAACTCCTTCCTTATGTTACtaaatttgtaattttggaaGCCAACACCACCTTCACTGGCGTCCCGAAACCTCTCTTTTTTGCTTCAAATCGGGATCGATTTGCATTTGCAGAGGGAAAGGTTGTCCATGACGTATTTCCTGGTCGCATTCTTCCGCGTGGATCACATGAAAACCCATTTAATCTTGAAGCAGAGCAGCGTGGGGCTATGAATCGATTACTTCAAGGGGCAGGTATTTCGGAGGGCGACCTTCTCATCATGTCGGACACTGATGAAATACCAAGTCCTCACACCGTGAAACTACTGCAGTGGTGTGATGGGGTGCCTCCTGTCTTACATCTGGAGCTGAAGCACTATCTGTATTCCTTCGAATTCCCGGTTGACTATAGCAGTTGGCGTGCTACAGTCCACATTTACAACCCCTGGACCCGGTATCGACATTCGCGACAATCCAATCTTATTCTGTCCGATGCAGGATGGCACTGTAGCTTTTGCTTCCGGTATCTGCGAGAGTTTGTGTTCAAAATGACTGCCTATAGTCATGCAGACCGAGTTAGGCACAGAAGTTTTTTGAAGTACTCCAGGATTCAGAAGCTCATCTGTCAGGGAGATGATCTTTTTGACATGTTACCTGAAGAGTATACTTTTAAGGAAATTATCAAGAAAATGGGTTCAGTACCTCGTTCAGCATCTGCAGTACATCTTCCTGCTTACTTGGTGGAGAATGCAGAAAGGTTCAAATTCCTTCTCCCTGGAGGTTGTACTCGCTCAACAGGATGA
- the LOC113694245 gene encoding uncharacterized protein isoform X4 translates to MGQLCRLHGWTLRLEPRRVFDGIIFSNEVDILEIRWHELLPYVTKFVILEANTTFTGVPKPLFFASNRDRFAFAEGKVVHDVFPGRILPRGSHENPFNLEAEQRGAMNRLLQGAGISEGDLLIMSDTDEIPSPHTVKLLQWCDGVPPVLHLELKHYLYSFEFPVDYSSWRATVHIYNPWTRYRHSRQSNLILSDAGWHCSFCFRYLREFVFKMTAYSHADRVRHRSFLKYSRIQKLICQGDDLFDMLPEEYTFKEIIKKMGSVPRSASAVHLPAYLVENAERFKFLLPGGCTRSTG, encoded by the coding sequence ATGGGCCAACTCTGTCGTCTTCATGGCTGGACCTTGCGCTTAGAGCCGCGCCGAGTATTTGATGGCATTATATTCAGCAATGAGGTGGACATTCTTGAAATTAGGTGGCATGAACTCCTTCCTTATGTTACtaaatttgtaattttggaaGCCAACACCACCTTCACTGGCGTCCCGAAACCTCTCTTTTTTGCTTCAAATCGGGATCGATTTGCATTTGCAGAGGGAAAGGTTGTCCATGACGTATTTCCTGGTCGCATTCTTCCGCGTGGATCACATGAAAACCCATTTAATCTTGAAGCAGAGCAGCGTGGGGCTATGAATCGATTACTTCAAGGGGCAGGTATTTCGGAGGGCGACCTTCTCATCATGTCGGACACTGATGAAATACCAAGTCCTCACACCGTGAAACTACTGCAGTGGTGTGATGGGGTGCCTCCTGTCTTACATCTGGAGCTGAAGCACTATCTGTATTCCTTCGAATTCCCGGTTGACTATAGCAGTTGGCGTGCTACAGTCCACATTTACAACCCCTGGACCCGGTATCGACATTCGCGACAATCCAATCTTATTCTGTCCGATGCAGGATGGCACTGTAGCTTTTGCTTCCGGTATCTGCGAGAGTTTGTGTTCAAAATGACTGCCTATAGTCATGCAGACCGAGTTAGGCACAGAAGTTTTTTGAAGTACTCCAGGATTCAGAAGCTCATCTGTCAGGGAGATGATCTTTTTGACATGTTACCTGAAGAGTATACTTTTAAGGAAATTATCAAGAAAATGGGTTCAGTACCTCGTTCAGCATCTGCAGTACATCTTCCTGCTTACTTGGTGGAGAATGCAGAAAGGTTCAAATTCCTTCTCCCTGGAGGTTGTACTCGCTCAACAGGATGA